One genomic window of Brevundimonas vesicularis includes the following:
- a CDS encoding NAD(P)-dependent oxidoreductase translates to MHKTLKQGGTFVVEPRRLSKASAELRARGFGEITIPPSTETAEKQASRCTDCGVPFCQNACPLQNNIPDWLRLSAENEPREAWRVASLTSTMPEICGRICPQDRLCEGSCTLNQSGWDAVTIGSVEAWLGDQAFANGWVEPIRPAAERGETVGIVGAGPAGLAAADRLRCEGYQVTIYDRHDRAGGLLIYGIPGFKLEKHVVQRRVDRLIDGGVRFVLGCEVGKDVTLTELRDRHDVVLLAMGVYQPRILSAPGRGPDSTVAALSYLTHQNRRDLGDAEQDGWHEARGKRVVVIGGGDTAMDCVRTAVRQGAASVTCLYRRDRENMPGSAREVVNAEEEGVVFEWLAAPKALLSQGDQVTGVRAARMQLTEGLPGQRRDIVPVPGADFDIPADIVIEALGFSPEPFAAHEPNLRLRDDGTIKVGSVSFATSLPGVFAAGDAVRGASLVVWAVREGQDAAAEIDRYFKTRTEEVAA, encoded by the coding sequence ATGCATAAGACCCTGAAGCAAGGCGGGACATTCGTCGTCGAACCTCGCCGCCTGTCCAAGGCCTCGGCCGAACTGCGCGCACGCGGTTTCGGCGAGATTACGATTCCGCCCTCCACAGAGACGGCCGAGAAACAGGCGTCGCGCTGCACCGACTGCGGCGTGCCCTTCTGCCAGAACGCCTGCCCGCTTCAGAACAACATTCCGGACTGGCTGCGCCTGTCGGCCGAGAACGAGCCGCGCGAGGCCTGGCGCGTGGCGTCCCTGACCTCGACCATGCCCGAAATCTGCGGCCGCATCTGCCCGCAGGACCGACTGTGCGAAGGGTCGTGCACCTTGAACCAGTCCGGCTGGGACGCCGTGACCATCGGCTCGGTCGAGGCCTGGCTGGGCGACCAGGCCTTCGCCAACGGCTGGGTCGAGCCGATCCGCCCGGCGGCCGAACGCGGCGAAACGGTCGGCATCGTCGGCGCCGGCCCGGCCGGTCTGGCCGCCGCCGACCGGCTGCGCTGCGAGGGCTACCAGGTCACGATTTATGACCGCCACGACCGCGCCGGCGGCCTGCTGATCTACGGCATCCCCGGCTTCAAGCTGGAAAAGCACGTCGTGCAGCGGCGCGTGGACCGGTTGATCGACGGCGGCGTCCGGTTCGTTCTGGGCTGCGAGGTCGGCAAGGACGTAACCCTGACCGAGCTGCGCGACCGCCACGACGTCGTCCTGCTGGCCATGGGCGTCTATCAGCCGCGCATCCTGTCCGCGCCCGGTCGCGGGCCGGACTCGACCGTCGCCGCCCTGTCCTATCTGACCCACCAGAACCGGCGCGACCTGGGCGACGCCGAACAGGACGGCTGGCACGAGGCGCGCGGCAAGCGGGTCGTCGTCATCGGCGGCGGCGACACGGCGATGGATTGCGTCCGCACCGCCGTCCGTCAAGGCGCGGCCAGCGTCACCTGCCTGTATCGCCGCGACCGCGAGAACATGCCGGGCTCGGCCCGCGAAGTCGTCAACGCCGAGGAAGAGGGCGTCGTCTTCGAATGGCTGGCCGCGCCCAAGGCCCTGCTGTCGCAAGGCGACCAGGTCACGGGCGTGCGCGCCGCCCGCATGCAGCTGACGGAAGGCCTGCCCGGCCAGCGTCGCGACATCGTGCCCGTCCCCGGCGCCGACTTCGACATTCCCGCCGACATCGTCATCGAGGCCCTGGGCTTCTCGCCCGAGCCGTTCGCGGCGCATGAGCCGAACTTACGCCTGCGCGACGACGGCACGATCAAGGTCGGCTCCGTCAGCTTCGCCACCAGCCTGCCCGGCGTCTTCGCCGCCGGCGACGCGGTGCGCGGCGCCTCCCTGGTCGTCTGGGCCGTCCGCGAAGGACAGGACGCCGCCGCCGAGATCGACCGTTACTTCAAGACCCGCACCGAGGAGGTCGCGGCATGA
- a CDS encoding Hsp20 family protein, with product MTTTRTLLFDSPFLLGFDHTRALIDRAAKAAAESYPPYNVEQIGDAGVRISLAVAGFAPEELAITLDGRQLTIAGKRDDAGRGEQAFLHRGIAARGFVRNFVLADGLEVEGARLEHGLLHVDLIRPEAERQVRRIPITSGPITTG from the coding sequence ATGACGACGACGCGCACCCTTCTGTTCGACAGCCCCTTTCTGCTGGGCTTCGACCACACCCGCGCCCTGATCGACCGCGCCGCCAAGGCCGCGGCCGAAAGCTATCCGCCCTACAATGTCGAACAGATCGGCGATGCGGGCGTCCGCATCAGCCTGGCCGTCGCCGGGTTCGCGCCCGAAGAACTGGCCATCACCCTGGACGGCCGCCAGCTGACCATCGCCGGCAAGCGCGATGATGCCGGCAGGGGTGAACAGGCCTTTCTGCATCGCGGCATCGCGGCGCGCGGCTTCGTGCGCAACTTCGTCCTGGCCGACGGGCTGGAGGTCGAGGGCGCCCGGCTGGAGCATGGCCTGCTCCACGTCGACCTGATCCGGCCCGAGGCCGAGCGCCAGGTGCGGCGCATTCCCATTACGTCCGGGCCCATCACGACCGGGTGA
- a CDS encoding PTS sugar transporter subunit IIA: MDIGDLLAPKGVVLRSGASSKRQALHALAEAASHALGLDEARIFDALMERETLGSTGLGSGVAVPHARLTEVEKVTAVFVRLDTPVAYDAVDDRPVDLIVGLFAPPKAGAEHLRALAAVSRALRSPELREQLRQARTIDAIRALFVKDAAAATAA, translated from the coding sequence ATGGACATCGGTGATCTGCTCGCGCCCAAGGGCGTGGTGCTGCGCAGCGGCGCGTCGTCCAAGCGACAGGCGCTCCACGCGCTGGCCGAGGCGGCGTCGCATGCGCTGGGCCTGGACGAAGCCCGGATCTTCGATGCCTTGATGGAACGCGAGACGCTGGGATCGACCGGGCTGGGGTCCGGTGTCGCGGTGCCGCACGCGCGTCTCACCGAGGTCGAGAAGGTGACGGCGGTGTTCGTGCGGCTGGATACGCCTGTGGCCTATGATGCGGTGGACGACAGGCCGGTCGATCTGATCGTCGGCCTTTTCGCGCCGCCCAAGGCGGGCGCCGAGCATCTGAGGGCATTGGCGGCGGTGTCGCGCGCGCTGCGGTCGCCCGAACTGCGGGAGCAACTGAGACAGGCGCGCACGATCGATGCGATCCGCGCCCTGTTCGTCAAGGACGCCGCAGCCGCGACGGCGGCTTGA
- the hpf gene encoding ribosome hibernation-promoting factor, HPF/YfiA family has product MQVQVSGKQVDVGEALGSRISQELEDGVGKYFARGGEDAEVVVSKDGHNFKVDCWVRLASGQTLVTTGMGGDAHSAFTEALDRLEKRVRRYKRRLKDHHIGPKGLSPEKTENAAREVARSIVLRDPDSVEDDVFGDASENDGPPPVGMVIAETEHEIRTITVGRAVLELDMTGYPVVLFRNAAHGGLAVVYRRPDGNVGWIDPERTAKSNGSVN; this is encoded by the coding sequence ATGCAAGTCCAAGTCAGCGGCAAGCAAGTGGATGTCGGCGAAGCGTTAGGCTCGCGCATCTCCCAGGAACTCGAAGACGGGGTCGGAAAATACTTCGCCCGAGGCGGTGAAGACGCCGAGGTCGTGGTGTCCAAGGACGGCCACAACTTCAAGGTGGACTGTTGGGTCCGCCTCGCGTCGGGCCAGACCCTGGTGACGACCGGCATGGGCGGCGACGCCCACTCGGCCTTCACCGAGGCGCTGGATCGGCTCGAAAAGCGGGTTCGTCGCTATAAGCGCCGGCTCAAGGACCACCACATCGGGCCCAAGGGTCTGTCGCCCGAGAAGACTGAAAACGCCGCCCGCGAAGTCGCACGCAGCATCGTGCTGCGTGATCCCGACAGCGTGGAAGACGATGTCTTCGGCGACGCGAGCGAGAACGACGGTCCGCCGCCGGTGGGCATGGTCATCGCCGAGACCGAGCACGAAATCCGCACCATCACGGTCGGACGGGCTGTGCTGGAGCTGGACATGACGGGCTATCCGGTCGTGCTGTTCCGCAACGCGGCCCACGGCGGTCTGGCGGTCGTCTATCGGCGTCCGGACGGCAATGTGGGATGGATCGATCCCGAACGGACCGCCAAGTCCAACGGTTCGGTGAACTAA
- a CDS encoding ammonium transporter: MTRSAALAVTLVAGAVAFASPALAAPTLADPALLAHQAPLVIDTAATAWILTSTALVLLMTLPGLALFYGGMVRKKNIISVVAQSAAAFAIVSVLWFLVGYSLSFGKGPEAINGFIGGVQAAFLNGVTARTAHSLLPGLPELLFVAFQMTFAIITPALIAGAFAERMKFSASLLFFGLWHLIVYAPICHQVWGGGWLGGLGVLDFAGGAVVHVNAGIAGLVCALVLGPRHGFGRDNMAPANLVYSAIGTGLLLVGWLGFNAGSAGAADALAATAAFNTILAAGSAALGWMTIEWFDRKRPTLLGLLSGVVGGLVAITPAAGFVDPKGAFFIGLIGGPACYAGAVWLKHALKYDDSLDAFGVHGVGGIVGALLTGVFATTTVNALSEGATVWKQAVGLVGVIAWSAVGTFVVLMICKFTTGLRVTKDEEVEGLDYTQHGEAIH; the protein is encoded by the coding sequence ATGACCCGATCCGCCGCCCTCGCCGTCACGCTCGTCGCCGGGGCGGTGGCCTTCGCCTCGCCGGCCTTGGCGGCCCCAACCCTGGCGGACCCGGCCCTGCTGGCGCATCAGGCGCCGCTGGTCATCGATACGGCGGCGACGGCCTGGATCCTGACCTCGACGGCCCTGGTCCTGCTGATGACCCTGCCGGGTCTGGCCCTGTTCTACGGCGGCATGGTCAGGAAGAAGAACATCATAAGCGTCGTCGCCCAGTCGGCGGCCGCCTTCGCCATCGTCTCGGTCCTGTGGTTCCTGGTCGGCTACAGCCTGTCGTTCGGCAAGGGACCGGAGGCGATCAACGGCTTTATCGGCGGGGTGCAGGCGGCCTTCCTGAACGGCGTCACCGCCCGGACGGCCCACAGCCTGCTGCCCGGTTTGCCCGAACTGTTGTTCGTCGCCTTCCAGATGACCTTCGCCATCATCACCCCGGCCCTGATCGCCGGCGCCTTCGCCGAGCGGATGAAGTTCTCGGCCAGCCTGCTGTTCTTTGGCCTGTGGCACCTGATCGTCTATGCGCCGATCTGTCATCAGGTCTGGGGCGGCGGCTGGCTGGGCGGATTGGGCGTGCTCGACTTCGCCGGCGGTGCGGTCGTCCACGTCAACGCCGGGATCGCCGGCCTGGTCTGCGCCCTGGTGTTGGGGCCGCGTCACGGCTTCGGGCGCGACAACATGGCCCCCGCCAATCTGGTCTATAGCGCCATCGGCACGGGCCTGCTGCTGGTCGGCTGGCTGGGCTTCAACGCCGGATCGGCGGGCGCGGCGGATGCGCTGGCCGCGACCGCCGCCTTCAACACCATACTGGCCGCCGGCAGCGCCGCCCTGGGCTGGATGACCATCGAATGGTTCGATCGCAAGCGTCCGACCCTGCTGGGCCTGTTGTCGGGCGTCGTCGGCGGTCTGGTCGCCATCACCCCCGCCGCCGGTTTCGTCGATCCCAAGGGCGCCTTCTTCATCGGCCTGATCGGCGGTCCCGCCTGCTATGCGGGCGCGGTCTGGCTGAAGCACGCGCTGAAATACGACGACAGTCTGGACGCGTTTGGCGTGCACGGCGTCGGCGGCATCGTCGGCGCCCTGCTGACCGGCGTCTTCGCCACCACGACCGTCAACGCCTTGTCGGAGGGGGCGACCGTGTGGAAACAGGCCGTCGGCCTGGTCGGCGTCATCGCCTGGAGCGCCGTCGGCACCTTCGTCGTCCTGATGATCTGCAAGTTCACCACGGGCCTGCGCGTCACCAAGGATGAAGAGGTCGAGGGGCTGGACTATACCCAGCACGGCGAGGCCATCCACTAG
- the rpoN gene encoding RNA polymerase factor sigma-54, which produces MIGQRLEVRQGQGLVITPQLQQAIKLLQLSNLELEDFVEAELERNPLLQREEPEGETPEPVERVEATADGEMSFGDGVGHEAVSGMDAGSDDVYGDAAPGERTSDRMTDEAQPGLSDWSSAGKGGQMFEGEGERPDAHELTLWEHLQAQASSAGLTPADHGIALTLIDATDEGGYLRGELTEFADRLGVPLERIEAVLSVCHGFEPTGIMARSVPECLKLQLIERNRFDPAMAALLDNLDLLAKRDLAGLRRVCEVDGEDLTDMIAELRALTPRPGAGFGGEPAQTVVPDVHVRPDPAGGWRVELNADTLPRLLVDKRYHGLVQAGARSDTEKTFVADCAAQANWLVKSLDQRAKTILKVSSEIVRQQDAFLAFGVEFLRPLNLKTVADAIGMHESTVSRVTSNKYIATPRGVFELKFFFTAAIQSVDGASTHSAEAVRHKIKSMIDSEGLEGDVLSDDRIVEILKETGIDIARRTVAKYREALRIPSSVERRRMMKTG; this is translated from the coding sequence GTGATCGGGCAAAGGTTAGAGGTCAGGCAGGGGCAGGGGCTGGTCATCACGCCCCAGCTGCAGCAGGCGATCAAGCTGCTGCAACTGTCGAACCTCGAGCTCGAGGACTTCGTCGAGGCCGAGCTGGAGCGCAATCCGCTGCTGCAACGCGAGGAGCCGGAGGGCGAGACGCCCGAGCCGGTCGAGCGCGTCGAGGCGACGGCGGACGGTGAAATGTCTTTCGGCGACGGGGTCGGCCATGAGGCCGTGTCCGGCATGGATGCGGGTTCGGACGATGTCTATGGCGACGCCGCGCCGGGCGAGCGCACCAGCGACCGGATGACTGACGAAGCCCAGCCTGGGCTGTCGGACTGGTCCAGCGCCGGCAAGGGTGGCCAGATGTTCGAGGGCGAGGGCGAGCGGCCCGACGCGCACGAGTTGACACTGTGGGAGCATCTTCAGGCCCAGGCGTCGAGCGCGGGCCTGACGCCGGCCGACCACGGCATCGCCCTGACCCTGATCGATGCGACCGACGAGGGCGGCTATCTGCGCGGAGAACTGACCGAATTCGCCGACCGGCTGGGCGTGCCGCTGGAGCGGATCGAGGCGGTGCTGAGCGTTTGTCACGGCTTCGAGCCGACCGGGATCATGGCGCGGTCGGTGCCGGAATGCCTGAAGCTGCAACTGATCGAGCGCAACCGGTTCGATCCGGCGATGGCGGCTCTGCTGGACAATCTGGATCTGTTGGCTAAGCGCGATCTGGCGGGCCTGCGCCGCGTCTGCGAGGTCGATGGCGAAGACTTGACCGACATGATCGCCGAACTGCGGGCGCTGACGCCGCGTCCGGGCGCCGGGTTCGGCGGCGAGCCGGCGCAAACGGTCGTGCCCGATGTGCATGTGCGGCCCGATCCCGCCGGCGGCTGGCGGGTCGAGCTGAACGCCGACACTCTGCCGCGCCTGTTGGTGGACAAGCGCTATCACGGCCTTGTCCAGGCCGGCGCGCGCTCGGACACCGAAAAGACCTTCGTCGCCGACTGCGCCGCCCAGGCCAACTGGCTGGTCAAGTCGCTGGATCAGCGGGCCAAGACCATTCTGAAGGTGTCGTCCGAGATCGTGCGCCAGCAGGACGCATTCCTGGCCTTCGGCGTCGAGTTCCTGAGGCCGCTCAATCTGAAGACCGTCGCCGACGCCATCGGCATGCACGAATCCACGGTCAGCCGCGTCACCTCGAACAAATATATCGCCACGCCGCGGGGCGTGTTCGAGCTGAAATTCTTCTTCACCGCCGCCATCCAGTCGGTGGATGGCGCATCGACCCATTCGGCCGAAGCCGTCCGTCACAAGATCAAATCCATGATCGACAGCGAGGGGCTGGAGGGTGACGTTTTGTCCGACGACCGGATCGTGGAAATCCTGAAGGAAACGGGCATCGACATCGCGCGCCGCACGGTGGCCAAATATCGGGAAGCCTTGAGGATTCCGTCCTCGGTCGAGCGCCGCCGAATGATGAAGACCGGCTGA
- the gltB gene encoding glutamate synthase large subunit — MTWLNTYEQTRDRLEAANAYDRSSERDACGVGLVCSIDGTPRRDVVEYAIRSLKAVAHRGAVDPDGLSGDGAGIMAELPQGFFAEQVASIGQSLRPGPICVGQVFLPRTDLGAQDRARAIVETEALRAGFWIYGWRQTPIDLSVVGTKAGATRPEIEQIMLAPPLDDAGQPLDGEALERELYLCRRRIEKTVKTENLAGVYICTLSARSIAYKGMVRAELLGDLYPDLEDPRFVSAYAVFHQRYSTNTFPEWKLAQPFRMMAHNGEINTLKGNLNWMKSHEIRMAAGAFGDRDGEVKPVVQPGGSDSAALDNVMEVLVHAGRPAPMAKALLIPEAWAKDDVVMPAEHRAFYAYCNAVMEPWDGPAAICAADGRWIVAGKDRNGLRPLRAVETVDGLLMAGSEAGLVPIPESRVKRRLHIGPGKLIAVDLKHGRVYDEHEAIDALSAAHPYTKWLDNMVDLEPIIGPGPEPRSASGEALTRRQIAAGYSREDLDLLLDALVRDGKEAVGSMGDDAPPAVLSALPRPLSHYFRQNFSQVTNPPIDPLREAGAMSLKTRFKNLGNILAEEEAQTDVFVLDSPVLTNGMYERMIDTVGAGSTVVIDCSYALPSDDAKEAYRPGVALRAALDRIMDEAEAAARDGAALIVLTDQAGSADRLAAPMILATAGVHGRLTKAGLRSYCSIVVRTAETLDPHGFAVLVGVGATTVNAWLAQDLFQERLDRGLYPGLTLRDACLNYKAGIEAGLLKTLARKGISVISAYRGGCEFEVLGLSRALTAEFFPGAPSRISGIGLAGLEQAAMKRHRTAWGDAVPSPAIGGFFKIRSGGEAHAHEARTIHLLQDACNRGDYRRFKQFSEVVRAQADLSLRDLLDFREGTPIPLDQVESVSDIRRRFLTQAMSLGALGPEAHETLNIAMNRIGARSVSGEGGEDPERYHPRPNGDDANSAVKQVASGRFGVTAEYLNQCREIEIKVAQGAKPGEGGQLPGFKVTEFIARMRHAVPGTTLISPPPHHDIYSIEDLAQLIYDLKAINPDARVTVKLVSASGIGAIASGVAKANADAILIAGHNGGTGASPQTSIKHAGLPWEIGLAEAHQVLTLNNLRGSVTLRTDGGVRTGRDVVIAAMLGAEEYGVGTAALIAMGCLMVRQCHSNTCPVGVCSQDERLRDKFTGTPDKVVNLFTFIAEETREILASIGARTMDEIIGRTDLLRQVRRGGSHLDDLDLNPLLVQVDEGAAGKWADKTTRKPIADSLDAAVLKDAVRFLDRGQTLELSYPLNNTQRTVGAALSSAIVRRFGAQGPAGRLKLRLEGIAGQSFGAFAAKGLELHLTGEANDYVGKGLSGAEISIRTPEWREDQLICGNTTLYGATSGRLFVAGAAGERFAVRNSGAEAVVEGLGAHGCEYMTGGLVVVLGSVGWNLAAGMSGGELFVLDQPGHAERALNGDLAGVTDIDAQAADRLKGLIEAHLAATASPLARRLLADWDNSLHRFVRIVPLTDIVARTERLKTSA, encoded by the coding sequence ATGACCTGGCTGAACACGTACGAACAAACCCGCGACCGTCTGGAAGCCGCAAACGCTTATGACCGCAGCTCGGAGCGCGACGCCTGCGGCGTGGGCCTGGTCTGCTCCATCGACGGCACGCCGCGCCGCGACGTGGTCGAATATGCGATCCGCAGCCTGAAGGCCGTGGCCCACCGCGGCGCAGTCGACCCCGACGGCCTGTCGGGCGACGGCGCGGGCATCATGGCCGAACTGCCGCAAGGGTTCTTCGCCGAACAGGTAGCCTCCATCGGCCAGTCCCTGCGTCCCGGCCCCATCTGCGTGGGTCAGGTCTTCCTGCCGCGCACCGACTTGGGCGCCCAGGACCGCGCCCGCGCCATCGTCGAGACCGAAGCCCTGCGCGCCGGCTTCTGGATCTATGGCTGGCGCCAGACGCCCATCGACCTGTCGGTCGTCGGGACCAAGGCCGGCGCTACCCGGCCCGAGATCGAACAGATCATGCTGGCCCCGCCGCTGGACGACGCTGGACAGCCGCTGGACGGCGAGGCGCTGGAGCGCGAACTGTATCTGTGCCGCCGCCGCATCGAAAAGACGGTCAAGACCGAGAACCTGGCCGGCGTTTATATCTGCACCCTGTCCGCACGCTCCATCGCCTACAAGGGCATGGTGCGGGCCGAACTGCTGGGCGACCTGTATCCCGATCTGGAGGACCCGCGCTTCGTCTCGGCCTACGCGGTCTTCCACCAGCGCTATTCAACCAACACCTTCCCCGAATGGAAGCTGGCCCAGCCTTTCCGCATGATGGCCCACAACGGCGAGATCAACACGCTGAAGGGCAACCTCAACTGGATGAAGTCGCACGAAATCCGCATGGCGGCCGGCGCCTTCGGCGACCGCGACGGCGAGGTCAAGCCGGTGGTTCAGCCGGGCGGATCGGACTCGGCGGCCCTGGACAATGTCATGGAGGTGCTGGTCCACGCCGGTCGCCCCGCGCCGATGGCCAAGGCCCTGCTGATCCCCGAGGCCTGGGCCAAGGACGACGTGGTCATGCCCGCCGAACACCGGGCCTTCTACGCCTATTGCAACGCGGTGATGGAGCCGTGGGACGGCCCGGCCGCCATCTGCGCCGCCGACGGCCGCTGGATCGTGGCGGGCAAGGACCGCAACGGCCTGCGTCCGCTGCGCGCCGTCGAGACGGTCGATGGCCTGCTGATGGCGGGTTCCGAAGCCGGGCTGGTGCCGATCCCCGAGAGCCGGGTGAAGCGCCGCCTGCACATCGGCCCGGGCAAGCTGATCGCCGTCGATCTGAAGCATGGCCGCGTCTATGACGAGCATGAGGCCATCGACGCCTTGTCCGCCGCCCACCCCTATACCAAGTGGCTGGACAATATGGTCGATCTGGAGCCGATCATCGGCCCCGGACCAGAGCCGCGCTCGGCCTCGGGCGAGGCCCTGACCCGCCGCCAGATCGCCGCCGGCTACAGCCGCGAGGACCTCGACCTGTTGCTCGACGCCCTGGTGCGTGATGGCAAGGAGGCTGTGGGCTCCATGGGCGACGACGCCCCGCCCGCCGTCCTGTCGGCTCTGCCGCGCCCGCTGAGCCACTATTTCCGCCAGAACTTCTCCCAGGTCACGAACCCGCCCATCGACCCTCTGCGCGAAGCGGGGGCCATGAGCCTGAAGACCCGGTTCAAGAACCTGGGCAACATCCTGGCTGAGGAAGAGGCCCAGACCGACGTGTTTGTGCTGGACAGCCCCGTCCTGACCAATGGCATGTACGAGCGGATGATCGACACGGTCGGCGCCGGTTCGACCGTGGTCATCGACTGCAGCTACGCCCTGCCGTCCGACGACGCCAAGGAAGCTTACAGGCCTGGCGTGGCCCTGCGCGCCGCGCTGGACCGCATCATGGACGAGGCCGAGGCCGCCGCCCGCGACGGCGCCGCCCTGATCGTGCTGACCGACCAGGCCGGGTCGGCGGATCGCCTGGCCGCACCGATGATCCTCGCGACCGCCGGGGTGCACGGCCGCCTGACCAAGGCGGGCCTGCGCTCCTACTGCTCCATCGTGGTTCGCACCGCCGAGACGCTGGATCCGCACGGGTTCGCCGTTCTGGTCGGGGTCGGCGCCACCACCGTCAACGCCTGGCTGGCCCAGGATCTGTTTCAGGAGCGTCTGGATCGGGGCCTGTATCCCGGCCTGACGCTGCGCGACGCCTGCCTGAACTACAAGGCCGGCATCGAGGCGGGCCTGCTGAAGACCCTGGCCCGCAAGGGGATCAGCGTCATCTCCGCCTATCGCGGCGGCTGCGAGTTCGAGGTGCTGGGCCTGTCGCGCGCCTTGACCGCCGAGTTCTTCCCCGGCGCCCCGTCGCGCATCTCCGGCATCGGCCTTGCCGGTCTGGAGCAGGCGGCGATGAAGCGGCACCGCACGGCCTGGGGCGACGCTGTCCCCTCCCCGGCCATCGGCGGCTTCTTCAAGATCCGTTCGGGCGGCGAGGCCCACGCCCACGAGGCCAGGACCATCCATCTGCTGCAGGACGCCTGCAACCGCGGCGACTATCGCCGCTTCAAGCAGTTCTCCGAAGTCGTCCGCGCCCAGGCCGACCTTTCGCTGCGCGACCTGCTGGACTTCCGCGAAGGCACGCCCATTCCGCTGGACCAGGTCGAGAGCGTGTCGGACATCCGCCGTCGCTTCCTGACCCAGGCCATGTCCCTGGGCGCCCTGGGCCCCGAGGCGCACGAGACGTTGAACATCGCCATGAACCGCATCGGCGCCCGCTCGGTCTCGGGCGAGGGCGGCGAGGATCCCGAACGCTATCACCCGCGTCCGAACGGCGACGACGCCAACTCGGCGGTGAAGCAGGTGGCCTCGGGCCGGTTCGGCGTCACCGCCGAATATCTGAACCAGTGCCGCGAGATCGAAATCAAGGTGGCCCAAGGCGCCAAGCCCGGCGAGGGCGGGCAACTGCCCGGCTTCAAGGTCACCGAATTCATCGCCCGGATGCGCCACGCCGTGCCCGGCACGACCCTGATCTCGCCGCCCCCGCACCACGACATCTATTCGATCGAGGATCTGGCCCAGCTCATCTACGACCTGAAGGCCATCAACCCCGACGCGCGGGTGACGGTGAAGCTGGTGTCCGCCTCGGGCATCGGCGCCATCGCCTCGGGCGTGGCCAAGGCCAACGCCGACGCCATCCTGATCGCCGGCCACAACGGCGGCACCGGCGCCTCGCCCCAGACGTCGATCAAGCACGCCGGCCTGCCGTGGGAGATCGGTCTCGCCGAGGCCCACCAGGTGCTGACGCTGAACAATCTGCGCGGCTCGGTCACGCTGAGGACCGATGGGGGCGTCCGCACCGGCCGCGACGTAGTCATCGCCGCCATGCTGGGCGCCGAGGAATATGGCGTCGGCACCGCCGCCCTGATCGCCATGGGCTGTCTGATGGTGCGGCAGTGCCATTCCAACACCTGCCCGGTCGGCGTCTGCTCCCAGGACGAGCGGCTGCGCGACAAGTTCACCGGCACGCCTGACAAGGTGGTGAACCTGTTCACCTTCATCGCCGAGGAGACGCGCGAGATCCTGGCCTCGATTGGCGCGCGCACGATGGACGAGATCATCGGCCGCACCGACCTGCTGCGTCAGGTGCGCCGCGGCGGATCGCACCTGGACGACCTGGACCTGAACCCGCTGCTGGTTCAGGTGGACGAGGGCGCGGCCGGCAAATGGGCCGACAAGACGACGCGCAAGCCCATCGCCGACAGTCTGGACGCCGCCGTGCTGAAAGACGCTGTGCGTTTCCTGGATCGCGGTCAGACGCTGGAGCTGTCCTATCCGCTGAACAACACCCAGCGCACGGTCGGCGCGGCCCTGTCCTCGGCCATCGTGCGCCGCTTCGGCGCGCAAGGGCCCGCCGGCCGGCTGAAGCTGCGACTGGAAGGCATTGCGGGCCAGAGCTTCGGCGCCTTTGCGGCCAAGGGTCTGGAACTGCACCTGACGGGCGAGGCCAACGACTATGTCGGCAAGGGGCTCTCGGGCGCCGAAATCTCGATCCGCACGCCCGAATGGCGCGAGGATCAGCTGATTTGCGGCAACACCACCCTGTATGGCGCGACCTCGGGCCGTCTGTTCGTCGCCGGCGCGGCGGGCGAACGGTTCGCGGTCAGGAACTCCGGCGCCGAGGCCGTGGTCGAGGGGCTGGGCGCGCACGGCTGCGAATATATGACCGGCGGGCTCGTGGTCGTCCTGGGGTCGGTCGGCTGGAACTTGGCGGCGGGCATGAGCGGCGGCGAGCTGTTCGTGCTGGACCAGCCGGGCCATGCCGAGCGCGCCTTGAACGGCGACCTGGCGGGCGTGACCGACATTGACGCACAGGCGGCCGATCGACTGAAGGGCCTGATCGAGGCCCATCTGGCGGCGACCGCCTCGCCCCTGGCGCGGCGTCTGCTGGCGGATTGGGACAACAGCCTGCACCGCTTCGTCCGCATCGTGCCCCTGACCGACATCGTCGCCCGCACGGAACGCCTGAAAACCTCCGCCTGA
- a CDS encoding DUF1150 family protein, whose product MTPMTMTKEDFAGLGAPDLVYVREIKASDLLEEAVEIKDVDLNPGQMLYAVHSADGERLAVMIDRDTAFAAAVAHELEPVSVH is encoded by the coding sequence ATGACGCCGATGACGATGACCAAGGAAGACTTTGCCGGACTGGGCGCCCCCGACCTCGTGTATGTGCGCGAGATCAAGGCTTCGGACCTGCTTGAAGAAGCGGTCGAGATCAAGGACGTGGATCTGAACCCCGGCCAGATGCTTTATGCCGTCCACAGCGCCGACGGTGAGCGTCTGGCGGTCATGATCGACCGCGACACCGCCTTCGCCGCCGCCGTGGCGCACGAGCTGGAGCCGGTTTCCGTTCACTGA